In Centroberyx gerrardi isolate f3 chromosome 20, fCenGer3.hap1.cur.20231027, whole genome shotgun sequence, a genomic segment contains:
- the LOC139918469 gene encoding zinc finger protein 503-like: MITSPTVSVLRNSTNPAWESGSSGEKGAVKISQLSFHNSVSPADPSRQASRLPIKVLKMLTARAGHILHPEYLQPLPSTPISPIELDAKKSPLALLAQTCSQIGKPDPPSSSKLSSVTSNGSSDKETKSGPLKMSDIGAEDKSSFKPYSKSSEKKDSSSSLSGDKTSFRVPSATCQPFTPRTGSPSSCTSVSPLPSEGKAGDKEEKKESDSNKTSSSENNGSHRISGINSDANQHQESTSGSKTVTSDSTSVTSSSSSVLGSGLVAPVSPYKPGHTVFPLPPAGISYPGSLAGAYAGYHQPFLPHGMTLDPTKSSSQLLSAQFAAASSLGCSKAGTSPLAGASPPSLMSASLCRDPYCLSYHCASHLSGAPSANCAHDSAAAAAAASALKSGYPLMYPTHPLHSVHTSAPSFSGHPLYPYGFMLPNDPLPHVCNWVSANGPCDKRFSSSEELLSHLRTHTAFAGTEKLISGYPGSSSLANAAAAAAMACHMHMPPNGSPGSPGTLALRGPHHHLGLSSRYHPYSKSPLPTPGAPVPVPAATGPYYSPYALYGQRLTTASALGYQ; the protein is encoded by the exons ATGATCACATCGCCCACGGTCTCTGTCCTGAGAAATAGCACGAATCCAGCCTGGGAGAGCGGCTCCTCGGGGGAGAAGGGCGCAGTAAAGATCAGCCAGCTATCCTTTCACAACTCCGTCTCTCCCGCAGATCCTTCGCGACAAGCCAGTCGTCTTCCCATAAaggttttgaaaatgttgacGGCTCGGGCAGGACACATTTTACACCCGGAGTACCTTCAGCCTTTACCGTCCACCCCTATCAGTCCTATCGAG CTGGATGCCAAGAAAAGTCCACTGGCTCTTTTGGCTCAAACGTGCTCTCAGATTGGTAAACCGGATCCGCCGTCTTCCTCCAAACTGTCGTCTGTAACCTCAAATGGATCTAGTGACAAGGAGACGAAATCCGGGCCGCTGAAAATGAGCGACATCGGAGCCGAAGACAAGTCTAGCTTCAAACCCTACTCCAAATCGTCAGAGAAGAAGGACTCGAGCAGCAGCCTCAGTGGAGATAAAACTAGTTTCCGAGTGCCTAGCGCCACCTGCCAGCCGTTCACCCCCAGGACAGGCAGCCCCAGCTCCTGCACCTCCGTCTCGCCACTGCCGTCTGAAGGCAAAGCGGGGGacaaggaggaaaagaaggagtcTGATAGCAATAAAACCAGTTCGTCGGAAAACAATGGTAGCCATAGGATAAGTGGGATTAACTCCGATGCAAACCAGCACCAGGAGAGCACATCTGGGTCCAAGACTGTTACATCAGACTCAACATCTGTAACCTCATCGTCCTCCTCCGTCCTCGGGTCTGGACTGGTGGCCCCTGTTTCCCCCTACAAGCCCGGCCATACAGTTTTCCCCTTGCCACCTGCTGGTATTTCCTACCCTGGAAGTTTAGCAGGTGCCTATGCAGGTTATCACCAACCGTTCCTCCCTCATGGAATGACTCTAGACCCCACCAAATCCAGCAGCCAGCTTTTAAGCGCACAATTCGCTGCTGCCAGCTCACTTGGATGCAGTAAGGCAGGGACGAGTCCCTTAGCTGGAGCTTCACCCCCGTCTCTAATGTCTGCCAGTCTATGTAGAGACCCGTACTGCCTGAGCTACCACTGCGCAAGCCATTTGTCCGGCGCACCCAGCGCCAACTGCGCACATGACtctgcggctgctgctgcggccgCCTCTGCGCTGAAATCTGGATACCCACTCATGTACCCGACGCACCCCTTACACAGTGTACACACCTCGGCGCCCTCTTTCAGCGGGCACCCGTTGTATCCCTATGGCTTTATGCTCCCCAACGACCCCCTGCCGCACGTGTGTAACTGGGTGTCTGCGAACGGACCTTGCGACAAGCGCTTTTCTTCCTCCGAGGAGCTTCTCAGTCACTTGCGGACTCACACGGCCTTTGCCGGGACGGAGAAGTTGATATCGGGGTACCCGGGGTCGTCATCGCTCGCCAAcgccgctgccgccgctgccATGGCCTGCCACATGCATATGCCTCCAAACGGCAGCCCGGGCAGCCCCGGCACGCTGGCCCTCCGGGGCCCGCACCACCACCTCGGACTGAGCAGTCGCTATCACCCGTATTCAAAGAGCCCACTGCCCACTCCCGGGGCCCCGGTGCCGGTGCCTGCAGCCACCGGCCCATATTACTCCCCGTACGCCTTGTATGGACAAAGACTGACGACAGCATCGGCCTTAGGATACcagtag